One window of the Solanum stenotomum isolate F172 chromosome 11, ASM1918654v1, whole genome shotgun sequence genome contains the following:
- the LOC125845002 gene encoding late embryogenesis abundant protein ECP63-like, which produces MASRQEDKKERAEAAARKAADELHDLNKGTNEKGSMMHEETPFDQGHDQRSSGVIGNIFKSVKETITGKAHDTSETTLRESEDVAAHKIHGASETTDQKASEAGQKLGEDSAAEKEKQAENSTMEKKATEYKDYAKDSLIGQSTKLRNKGEETKEATMKKANDLKDYGAEKAGEYKDSVVDHKAKQMEHTMMEKAVDIAEKAEEGKDTTFGKISELKDSAADAARRAVGFFTGTKEDAADAALRNEEPKELYEETEDNARKMMQELKLSEEGIQDEARQRAEADRETAAARGSAAKKNIYSAMGNLTGSIKEKLTMPSDIVEETRAARELGGPKRGMRTDVDERSPVARSGFVFTTAKDDTTS; this is translated from the exons ATGGCTTCGAGACaagaagataagaaagaaagaGCTGAAGCAGCTGCACGGAAAGCAGCCGATGAACTTCATGATTTAAATAAGGGCACGAATGAGAAAGGTAGCATGATGCACGAAGAAACTCCATTTGATCAAGGGCATGATCAGAGAAGTAGTGGAGTAATCGGAAATATATTTAAGTCTGTTAAAGAGACTATCACTGGGAAGGCTCATGACACATCCGAGACGACATTAAGAGAAAGTGAGGATGTCGCAGCACACAAGATTCATGGAGCTTCCGAGACTACGGATCAAAAAGCTAGTGAGGCTGGACAAAAATTGGGAGAGGATTCTGCTgcagaaaaggaaaaacaagcCGAAAATTCCACAATGGAAAAAAAAGCAACTGAATACAAAGACTATGCAAAGGATTCGCTAATAGGACAGTCGACTAAACTTAGAAATAAAGGTGAGGAGACGAAAGAAGCTACCATGAAAAAAGCCAATGACTTGAAGGATTATGGTGCAGAAAAGGCAGGAGAGTACAAGGATTCAGTAGTTGATCATAAAGCAAAGCAAATGGAACACACAATGATGGAGAAAGCAGTCGATATAGCAGAGAAGGCTGAAGAGGGGAAGGATACTACCTTTGGTAAGATCTCTGAGCTAAAAGATTCAGCTGCTGATGCTGCAAGAAGAGCTGTTGGTTTCTTCACAGGGACAAAAGAAGATGCCGCTGATGCAGCACTGAGAAATGAGGAACCAAAG GAACTATATGAAGAAACAGAGGACAATGCAAGGAAAATGATGCAAGAACTTAAGCTCAGCGAAGAAGGAATCCAGGATGAGGCTCGACAGAGAGCTGAGGCAGATAGAGAAACAGCAGCTGCTAG GGGAAGCGCAGcaaaaaagaatatctataGTGCAATGGGGAATCTAACAGGTTCCATCAAGGAGAAGTTAACAATGCCAAGTGACATAGTAGAGGAGACGCGTGCAGCACGTGAGCTGGGTGGACCGAAGAGGGGTATGAGGACGGATGTTGATGAGAGGAGTCCTGTTGCTCGATCAGGTTTCGTTTTCACAACAGCAAAGGATGACACAACTTCATAG
- the LOC125845719 gene encoding F-box/kelch-repeat protein At3g06240-like: MDVYSEENILVGILSRLPVRSLLRFKCVSKFWGTLIDEPYFKMKNLTHAKKDKTFQKFLFYKLRPKKSIFSIYSCSVSSVQLVEDIRELNCPLNIEPRHCIVYCCCDGLVIIKVYENSVERQILLLWNPSTGESIVLPNPEFPMEEFSCLGMCFDSTSNDYKILKIPNGVSDHNRVPGEILALKSGSWRKIVEHPRDICCMVHGMHSLAFIHGSFHWVGNSKRYFVVTFDISHEVYGEISLPEQISLSNINIGISILDGMLCAYTNAYIQGNRTFTLWVMNDYGLKESWHRIFSIADPDICIAAPKYRFADGEVLFWCLHCESGENAYRTERGPFTLLPHGILQNGFAFTESLVSPRLLT; the protein is encoded by the coding sequence ATGGATGTTTACTCTGAAGAGAATATACTTGTGGGAATCCTCAGTAGGTTGCCTGTGCGGTCTCTTCTTCGATTCAAAtgtgtttcaaaattttggggTACACTGATCGATGAGCCATAttttaagatgaagaatctcACTCACGCCAAGAAGGACAAAACTTTCCAAAAATTTCTGTTCTACAAATTGCGCCCTAAGAAGTCTATATTTTCCATTTATAGTTGTTCGGTATCATCGGTGCAATTGGTAGAGGATATACGGGAactaaattgccctttaaaTATTGAACCACGACATTGCATAGTCTACTGTTGTTGTGACGGATTGGTTATTATCAAGGTTTATGAAAATAGTGTTGAACGCCAAATACTTTTGCTATGGAATCCCTCCACTGGAGAATCAATTGTACTTCCCAATCCAGAATTTCCAATGGAGGAATTTTCATGTTTGGGAATGTGTTTTGATTCGACCAGTAATGATTATAAGATACTTAAAATTCCCAATGGTGTAAGTGATCACAACAGAGTACCTGGTGAAATTCTCGCACTGAAAAGTGGTTCTTGGAGAAAAATTGTTGAACATCCTCGTGACATTTGTTGTATGGTTCATGGTATGCATTCATTGGCATTTATACATGGTTCATTTCATTGGGTTGGTaattcaaaaagatattttgTGGTTACATTTGATATTTCCCATGAAGTGTATGGAGAAATATCATTACCAGAGCAAATAAGCTTGAGCAACATTAATATTGGCATTTCAATATTGGATGGAATGTTGTGTGCTTACACTAATGCGTATATTCAGGGGAATCGCACTTTTACGTTATGGGTGATGAATGATTATGGTCTTAAGGAATCTTGGCATAGAATATTTTCTATAGCAGATCCTGATATATGTATAGCTGCACCAAAATATAGATTTGCAGATGGTGAAGTGTTATTCTGGTGCTTACATTGTGAATCTGGGGAAAACGCATATAGAACAGAGAGAGGTCCCTTTACATTGTTGCCTCATGGCATCCTTCAGAATGGATTTGCTTTTACAGAAAGTTTAGTCTCTCCAAGATTACTTACTTAG